One Kineococcus aurantiacus genomic window carries:
- a CDS encoding DLW-39 family protein → MKKLLLVGLLAGGVFAWRRRASQKAERDLWAEATDTVR, encoded by the coding sequence GTGAAGAAGCTGCTGCTGGTGGGTCTGCTCGCCGGAGGCGTCTTCGCGTGGCGCCGCAGGGCGTCCCAGAAGGCCGAGCGCGACCTGTGGGCCGAGGCCACCGACACGGTGCGCTGA
- a CDS encoding Na+/H+ antiporter subunit E, with protein MNAQVLSLRERVSPPLLVWLVVLWLLLWGDVSWANVVSGTVLALLVTVVLPMPKVTFGVRLRPLRIVALLARFVVDLFAASAQVAWLAVRPGRQPRNSVVKVPLHSGSDLFVTMTAELVSLVPGSVIVELGAPSLQGGQGSIYVHALGVDTEEGRQRIRREVLLTERRVLRTFATPQVYAQYLDRCRADGSDSLCDGGPR; from the coding sequence GTGAACGCCCAGGTGCTGTCGCTGCGCGAACGCGTGAGCCCGCCGCTGCTGGTCTGGCTCGTCGTCCTGTGGTTGCTGCTGTGGGGCGACGTGTCGTGGGCGAACGTCGTCTCCGGCACGGTGCTGGCCCTGCTCGTCACGGTGGTGCTGCCGATGCCGAAGGTCACGTTCGGGGTCCGGCTCCGGCCGCTGCGGATCGTGGCGCTGCTCGCCCGGTTCGTCGTCGACCTGTTCGCCGCGAGCGCCCAGGTGGCGTGGCTCGCGGTCAGGCCGGGGCGGCAGCCGCGCAACTCCGTGGTGAAGGTCCCGCTGCACTCGGGGTCGGACCTGTTCGTCACGATGACCGCGGAACTGGTCTCGCTCGTCCCGGGGTCGGTCATCGTCGAGCTCGGGGCGCCGTCGCTGCAGGGCGGTCAGGGGTCGATCTACGTCCACGCGCTGGGGGTCGACACCGAGGAGGGGCGGCAGCGGATCCGCCGCGAGGTGCTGCTCACGGAGCGCCGCGTCCTGCGGACGTTCGCGACGCCGCAGGTGTACGCGCAGTACCTCGACCGCTGCCGGGCCGACGGGTCCGACAGCCTGTGCGACGGGGGTCCGCGGTGA
- a CDS encoding YchJ family metal-binding protein, with translation MTAPDAPCPCGWGEPLAGCCGRYLDGRDAPTAEALMRSRYTAFAVGDVAHLLRSWHPDTRPADLDLDPELEWKRLVVLGTDRGSPFDDTGTVEFEAHYRQAGRRGVQHEESAFVRVEGRWVYEGPTGNRVA, from the coding sequence GTGACCGCTCCTGACGCGCCCTGCCCCTGCGGCTGGGGCGAACCCCTCGCCGGCTGCTGCGGCCGCTACCTCGACGGCCGGGACGCCCCGACGGCCGAGGCCCTCATGCGCTCGCGCTACACGGCCTTCGCCGTCGGCGACGTGGCGCACCTGCTGCGCAGCTGGCACCCCGACACCCGCCCCGCCGACCTCGACCTGGACCCCGAGCTGGAGTGGAAGCGGCTCGTCGTGCTCGGCACCGACCGCGGCAGCCCCTTCGACGACACCGGCACGGTCGAGTTCGAGGCCCACTACCGGCAGGCGGGGCGGCGGGGGGTCCAGCACGAGGAATCGGCTTTCGTGCGCGTGGAGGGCCGGTGGGTGTACGAAGGTCCGACGGGAAACCGGGTCGCGTGA
- a CDS encoding LCP family protein codes for MSTSTDPESRPEVPGAGRRPRGAHSDHAHGTAFRVLRGFLVAAVVLTVLAAGGGVFAYYKLQGNINAQDLGTLVGARPSDESTIDPTTGQDAVNVLVMGSDTRDLSDGTGGEYGGAAADPGARSDTTVLVHLAADRQSATLVSIPRDSMVQIPECTAADGTTTRARKGQFNSAFAEGGAACTIKTVQSLTQVPIDHYVVVDFSGFRSMVDALGGVTICTPEAIDDKAANLHLAAGTHADVDGATALAYARVRHIGDGSDISRIGRQQALMSSMVQKVTSSAVLTRPDKLYAFLDAATKSVTTDTGLASLSEIASLAQSLQKMPADGVQFVTVPTEEYPADRNRVQWTPAAEALWQQIRTDTAAPAAATPTASPTGDPAASSELLVAPSRISVQVLNVGGTAGVAGALAQQLVGVGFVGAGAGDGTAHSGEDVLVRYGTGREDSANTVAAALGGAPTQLDPALGKNVVVEVRTAGTTVTDVRARVTGAQPAAPAPSATITARVATDSICA; via the coding sequence GTGTCCACTTCCACCGATCCGGAGTCCCGGCCCGAGGTCCCCGGCGCCGGTCGCCGCCCGCGCGGCGCCCACTCCGACCACGCGCACGGCACGGCGTTCAGGGTGCTGCGCGGCTTCCTCGTCGCGGCCGTGGTGCTGACGGTCCTGGCGGCCGGCGGTGGGGTGTTCGCGTACTACAAGCTCCAGGGCAACATCAACGCCCAGGACCTGGGGACCCTGGTCGGTGCGAGGCCGTCGGACGAGTCGACGATCGACCCCACGACGGGCCAGGACGCCGTGAACGTCCTCGTGATGGGCAGCGACACCCGCGACCTGTCCGACGGCACGGGCGGTGAGTACGGCGGGGCGGCCGCCGACCCGGGCGCCCGCTCGGACACGACGGTCCTGGTGCACCTGGCCGCGGACCGGCAGAGCGCGACGCTGGTCAGCATCCCGCGCGACTCGATGGTGCAGATCCCCGAGTGCACCGCCGCGGACGGCACGACGACGAGGGCGCGCAAGGGCCAGTTCAACTCGGCGTTCGCCGAGGGCGGCGCGGCGTGCACGATCAAGACGGTGCAGTCGCTGACGCAGGTCCCGATCGACCACTACGTCGTCGTGGACTTCAGCGGGTTCCGCTCCATGGTCGACGCCCTGGGCGGGGTGACGATCTGCACCCCGGAGGCCATCGACGACAAGGCGGCGAACCTGCACCTGGCCGCCGGCACGCACGCGGACGTCGACGGGGCGACGGCGCTGGCGTACGCGCGCGTGCGGCACATCGGCGACGGCTCGGACATCTCGCGCATCGGCCGTCAGCAGGCCCTCATGAGCTCGATGGTGCAGAAGGTGACGAGCTCGGCGGTCCTGACGCGCCCGGACAAGCTGTACGCCTTCCTCGACGCGGCGACGAAGTCGGTGACGACGGACACGGGCCTGGCGAGCCTGTCGGAGATCGCCTCCCTGGCGCAGTCGCTGCAGAAGATGCCCGCCGACGGCGTGCAGTTCGTGACCGTGCCCACCGAGGAGTACCCGGCCGACCGCAACCGCGTGCAGTGGACGCCGGCGGCCGAGGCGCTGTGGCAGCAGATCCGCACCGACACCGCGGCCCCGGCGGCGGCGACGCCGACGGCGAGCCCCACGGGCGACCCCGCGGCCAGCTCGGAGCTGCTGGTGGCTCCGTCGAGGATCTCCGTGCAGGTCCTCAACGTGGGCGGCACCGCGGGGGTCGCCGGGGCCCTGGCGCAGCAGCTGGTGGGGGTCGGGTTCGTCGGCGCCGGTGCCGGTGACGGCACGGCCCACTCCGGGGAGGACGTCCTGGTCCGCTACGGCACGGGCCGGGAGGACTCGGCGAACACGGTCGCGGCCGCCCTGGGCGGGGCGCCGACGCAGCTCGACCCCGCCCTGGGCAAGAACGTCGTCGTGGAGGTCCGGACGGCCGGGACGACGGTGACGGACGTGCGGGCGCGGGTGACGGGCGCGCAGCCGGCGGCCCCGGCGCCGAGCGCGACGATCACCGCCCGGGTGGCCACCGACAGCATCTGCGCCTGA
- a CDS encoding peptidylprolyl isomerase translates to MHATLHTNHGDIRLELFENHAPKTVANFVGLAEGTKEWQDPATGEKKSEPFYDGLTFHRVIDGFMIQGGCPRGDGRGGPGYQFDDEIHPDLRFDKKYLLAMANAGKIAGHGTNGSQFFVTVTNTPHLNGKHTIFGEVADDASKAVVDAIATVPVGPGDAPREPVVITSVDVERD, encoded by the coding sequence ATGCACGCCACCCTGCACACCAACCACGGCGACATCCGCCTGGAACTGTTCGAGAACCACGCCCCCAAGACGGTGGCGAACTTCGTGGGCCTCGCCGAGGGCACGAAGGAGTGGCAGGACCCGGCCACGGGTGAGAAGAAGTCCGAGCCGTTCTACGACGGCCTGACCTTCCACCGCGTCATCGACGGCTTCATGATCCAGGGCGGCTGCCCGCGCGGCGACGGCCGCGGCGGCCCGGGCTACCAGTTCGACGACGAGATCCACCCCGACCTGCGCTTCGACAAGAAGTACCTGCTGGCCATGGCCAACGCCGGCAAGATCGCCGGTCACGGCACCAACGGCTCGCAGTTCTTCGTGACCGTCACGAACACCCCGCACCTCAACGGCAAGCACACCATCTTCGGCGAGGTCGCCGACGACGCCAGCAAGGCCGTCGTCGACGCCATCGCCACCGTCCCGGTCGGCCCGGGCGACGCGCCCCGCGAGCCCGTCGTCATCACCTCGGTCGACGTCGAGCGCGACTGA
- a CDS encoding rhomboid family intramembrane serine protease, which translates to MSDVPVCPRHPDRESWVRCQRCERPACPQCQRPAAVGVQCVDCVAEAARGVRQPRGTFGGALAGRDTVVTKVLVGLCLLMFLAEQVLPRSTFNALSLINGPYANAFSAGLWWQPLTSAFLHAGLLHLLFNAYALWITGGYLEPLLGRLRFTVLYVLSALGGAVGGTLLPGTADSQLVGASGAVFGLFAAMFVVNRHLGRQTGQIVVLVLINFVISFYYAGISWQGHLGGLVTGALVATAMAAGRRRRPVVQWAGTGAVAVVVLALLGYASTLY; encoded by the coding sequence ATGAGCGACGTCCCCGTCTGCCCGCGCCACCCCGACCGCGAGTCGTGGGTCCGGTGCCAACGCTGCGAGCGGCCCGCCTGCCCGCAGTGCCAGCGCCCTGCCGCGGTCGGCGTGCAGTGCGTCGACTGCGTCGCCGAGGCCGCGCGCGGCGTCCGGCAGCCCCGGGGCACGTTCGGCGGTGCCCTGGCGGGCCGGGACACGGTCGTCACGAAGGTCCTCGTGGGCCTGTGCCTGCTCATGTTCCTGGCCGAGCAGGTCCTGCCGAGGTCGACGTTCAACGCGCTGTCGCTGATCAACGGCCCCTACGCGAACGCCTTCAGCGCGGGCCTGTGGTGGCAGCCGCTCACCTCGGCGTTCCTGCACGCCGGGCTGCTGCACCTGCTGTTCAACGCGTACGCCCTGTGGATCACGGGCGGGTACCTGGAGCCGCTGCTGGGCCGGCTCCGCTTCACGGTCCTCTACGTGCTGTCCGCCCTCGGCGGAGCGGTCGGCGGCACCCTGCTGCCCGGGACGGCCGACAGCCAGCTCGTCGGCGCCTCGGGGGCCGTCTTCGGCCTCTTCGCGGCGATGTTCGTCGTCAACCGGCACCTGGGCCGGCAGACCGGTCAGATCGTCGTGCTGGTCCTCATCAACTTCGTCATCAGCTTCTACTACGCGGGCATCTCCTGGCAGGGGCACCTCGGGGGGCTCGTGACGGGCGCCCTGGTGGCGACGGCGATGGCCGCAGGCCGGCGGCGGCGCCCGGTGGTGCAGTGGGCCGGGACGGGCGCCGTGGCGGTCGTCGTGCTCGCGCTGCTGGGGTACGCCTCGACGCTGTACTGA
- a CDS encoding metal-dependent hydrolase: MGPAHAASGLAAGALTLGLAAAHLGIDRPLEQLAWVVACGGFAYLPDLDQKGSTAGSMWGPPTRALSRVIGVLARRHRGGTHDLVVAPLVFGVLAAFAASNHWSALVVLALAIGLALHSVAQLVPGDTEKTALGNLVVSFLAAWWLTRQGVVLPWLPVAVAGGVVVHVLGDALTTDGVPVPFTTWLRKKPLTVGLRLFRAGRGPEPLLQYFVFPVLTVLGLVRYVGPVRHLLTPLV, from the coding sequence ATGGGTCCGGCGCACGCCGCCAGCGGACTGGCGGCCGGGGCCCTGACCCTCGGCCTCGCCGCCGCGCACCTCGGCATCGACCGCCCCCTGGAGCAGCTCGCGTGGGTCGTGGCCTGCGGCGGGTTCGCCTACCTGCCCGACCTGGACCAGAAGGGCTCCACCGCCGGCTCCATGTGGGGACCCCCCACCCGCGCGCTGTCGCGCGTCATCGGCGTGCTCGCCCGCCGCCACCGCGGCGGCACCCACGACCTCGTCGTCGCGCCGCTCGTCTTCGGCGTCCTCGCCGCGTTCGCCGCCAGCAACCACTGGTCGGCGCTGGTCGTGCTGGCCCTCGCCATCGGCCTGGCCCTGCACTCCGTGGCCCAGCTCGTCCCCGGCGACACCGAGAAGACCGCCCTGGGCAACCTCGTCGTGTCCTTCCTGGCCGCCTGGTGGCTGACCCGGCAGGGCGTCGTGCTGCCCTGGCTGCCCGTCGCGGTCGCCGGCGGCGTCGTCGTCCACGTCCTCGGCGACGCCCTCACCACCGACGGCGTGCCCGTGCCGTTCACGACGTGGCTGCGCAAGAAGCCCCTGACGGTGGGGCTGCGGCTGTTCCGCGCCGGCCGCGGGCCCGAACCGCTGCTGCAGTACTTCGTCTTCCCCGTGCTGACCGTGCTGGGGCTGGTGCGGTACGTCGGGCCCGTGCGGCACCTGCTGACGCCGCTGGTGTGA
- a CDS encoding Vms1/Ankzf1 family peptidyl-tRNA hydrolase → MKLDWLKDVALDPGPHVSVYVDATRDRETGAHDIDLRWRDARAALAGQGAPEPALAALDSVATEPTGLGGPLGRAMVATASGLELDVVLPAPPVREEATTGPVAHLMPLVRSTADDVRYVLVELDRAGADITVARSDTVEAPRKQTVEGGHDLLHKVPGGGWAALRYQHAVQDSWDHNAAAVADELAAVVRAERPEVVLLTGDTKAAAALKDKAAPVVLDLLVEVQGGGRAAGTRERAFAANVAHALDEVRARRRQAVVDRFTQERGRQGLAVEGMGPVVAALRAGQVATLLLLDDPRAGGHLWAGPGPLEVATTTSDLHALGVQDVEEVRADAALVRALAASDAEIELVPRPEEDGEEPLLTMTDGIGALLRYAT, encoded by the coding sequence GTGAAGCTGGACTGGCTCAAGGACGTTGCCCTGGACCCGGGGCCGCACGTCTCCGTCTACGTCGACGCGACCCGCGACCGGGAGACCGGGGCCCACGACATCGACCTGCGCTGGCGCGACGCCCGCGCCGCCCTCGCCGGCCAGGGCGCCCCCGAACCCGCCCTCGCCGCCCTCGACTCCGTCGCCACCGAGCCCACCGGCCTCGGCGGCCCTCTCGGCCGCGCCATGGTCGCCACCGCCTCCGGCCTCGAGCTCGACGTCGTGCTCCCGGCCCCGCCGGTGCGCGAGGAGGCCACCACCGGCCCCGTCGCCCACCTCATGCCCCTCGTGCGCTCCACCGCCGACGACGTGCGCTACGTCCTCGTCGAGCTCGACCGCGCCGGCGCCGACATCACCGTCGCCCGCTCCGACACCGTCGAGGCCCCCCGCAAGCAGACCGTCGAGGGCGGCCACGACCTGCTGCACAAGGTGCCCGGGGGCGGGTGGGCGGCCCTGCGCTACCAGCACGCCGTCCAGGACTCCTGGGACCACAACGCCGCCGCCGTGGCCGACGAGCTCGCCGCCGTCGTGCGCGCCGAGCGTCCCGAGGTGGTGCTCCTGACCGGCGACACGAAGGCCGCCGCCGCCCTGAAGGACAAGGCCGCCCCCGTCGTGCTCGACCTGCTCGTGGAGGTGCAGGGCGGCGGCCGCGCCGCCGGGACCCGCGAACGCGCCTTCGCCGCCAACGTCGCCCACGCCCTCGACGAGGTCCGCGCCCGCCGCCGGCAGGCCGTCGTCGACCGGTTCACCCAGGAACGCGGCCGCCAGGGGCTCGCCGTCGAGGGCATGGGCCCCGTCGTGGCCGCCCTGCGCGCCGGGCAGGTCGCCACCCTCCTGCTCCTGGACGACCCCCGGGCCGGCGGGCACCTGTGGGCCGGGCCCGGCCCGCTGGAGGTCGCCACCACGACCTCCGACCTGCACGCCCTCGGCGTCCAGGACGTCGAGGAGGTCCGCGCCGACGCGGCCCTCGTCCGCGCCCTCGCCGCCTCCGACGCCGAGATCGAGCTCGTGCCCCGCCCCGAGGAGGACGGCGAGGAACCGCTGCTGACCATGACCGACGGCATCGGCGCCCTCCTGCGCTACGCCACCTAG
- a CDS encoding DUF881 domain-containing protein: MRGGRVARRAGVGLVLAAAGLLFATSALTSGGTDLRSESADLGSVVAERSRQNAARAARVSALRAEVDALSRTGADAAGDPLDDPLDDPALGAASGALPVAGPGLTVTLDDAPDSVRPASASPDDLVVHQQDVEAVVNALWAGGAEAMVVMDQRIVSTSAVRCVGNVLVLQGRTYSPPYSITAVGDVGALRAALESSAQVSLYRQYVAAYGLGYQVSTGEDLHLPAFDGTTTLTHAKAGAA, encoded by the coding sequence GTGCGGGGTGGTCGGGTGGCGCGGCGCGCCGGGGTCGGGCTCGTGCTCGCCGCGGCCGGTCTGCTGTTCGCGACCAGCGCCCTGACCTCCGGCGGCACCGACCTGCGCTCGGAGTCCGCCGACCTCGGCTCCGTCGTCGCCGAGCGCTCGCGGCAGAACGCCGCCCGCGCCGCCCGGGTGTCCGCCCTGCGGGCCGAGGTCGACGCCCTCAGCCGCACCGGCGCCGACGCGGCCGGCGACCCGCTGGACGACCCCCTGGACGACCCCGCCCTGGGCGCGGCCTCCGGCGCCCTGCCGGTCGCCGGTCCCGGCCTGACCGTCACCCTCGACGACGCCCCCGACTCGGTGCGGCCCGCGAGCGCCTCCCCCGACGACCTCGTCGTGCACCAGCAGGACGTGGAGGCGGTCGTCAACGCCCTGTGGGCCGGCGGGGCCGAGGCCATGGTCGTCATGGACCAGCGGATCGTGTCGACCTCGGCGGTGCGCTGCGTGGGCAACGTGCTGGTCCTGCAGGGCCGCACGTACTCGCCGCCGTACTCGATCACCGCGGTCGGGGACGTGGGGGCGCTGCGCGCGGCGCTGGAGTCCTCGGCGCAGGTCTCGCTGTACCGCCAGTACGTCGCCGCGTACGGCCTGGGCTACCAGGTCTCCACCGGCGAGGACCTGCACCTGCCCGCCTTCGACGGGACGACGACCCTGACCCACGCGAAGGCGGGGGCCGCGTGA
- the mnhG gene encoding monovalent cation/H(+) antiporter subunit G produces the protein MNPVAEVVVPVALLLGCLLTLLAAVGLLRLSDLLARMHTTAKPQVLGVLLSLVAVGLQLHRATDVAMIVAIGAFQLLTVPVAAHVVGRAAYRTGQVDPSVLAHDDLADDLARGERPAG, from the coding sequence GTGAACCCGGTCGCGGAGGTCGTCGTCCCGGTCGCGCTGCTGCTGGGCTGCCTGCTGACGCTGCTCGCGGCCGTCGGGCTGCTGCGGTTGTCCGACCTCCTGGCCCGCATGCACACGACGGCCAAGCCCCAGGTGCTCGGGGTCCTGCTGTCGCTCGTCGCGGTCGGGTTGCAGCTGCACCGGGCCACCGACGTCGCGATGATCGTCGCGATCGGCGCGTTCCAGCTGCTGACGGTGCCCGTCGCGGCGCACGTGGTGGGGCGGGCGGCGTACCGGACCGGTCAGGTCGACCCGTCGGTGCTGGCCCACGACGACCTGGCCGACGACCTGGCGCGGGGCGAGCGGCCGGCGGGGTGA
- a CDS encoding Gfo/Idh/MocA family protein: MSDLHLGLAGVGRIGVMHARNIVTTPGVGRLTVTDVDAGRARQVGAEVGAEAVADVETLLASGVDGLVVATGTAQHPELIRAGVEAGVPVFSEKPVAPDVALSLPVLDLIAARGGVVRIGHQRRYDRGYLEAKRAFAAGELGWLHAVRAVTCDVTPPPVSFLATSGGLFRDCSVHDFDVIRWITGREVVEVYARGSNNGDPAIGEVGDVDSALAVCTLDDGTLAVVTASRYNGAGHDVRLELQGSRGSIEVGLDDRTALRSAEPGVTFPGGTPHTTFAERFADAYRAEIAAFADLVRGVEGELCRPEDAVAASRVADAAQESLLRGVPVRVG, from the coding sequence ATGTCCGACCTCCACCTCGGCCTCGCCGGCGTCGGTCGCATCGGCGTCATGCACGCCCGCAACATCGTCACCACCCCCGGCGTCGGGCGCCTCACCGTCACCGACGTCGACGCCGGGCGCGCGCGGCAGGTCGGCGCCGAGGTCGGGGCCGAGGCCGTCGCCGACGTCGAGACCCTCCTGGCCTCCGGGGTCGACGGCCTCGTCGTGGCCACCGGCACCGCCCAGCACCCCGAGCTCATCCGCGCCGGCGTCGAGGCCGGCGTCCCCGTCTTCTCCGAGAAGCCCGTCGCCCCCGACGTCGCCCTCTCCCTGCCCGTCCTGGACCTCATCGCCGCCCGCGGCGGCGTCGTCCGCATCGGCCACCAGCGCCGCTACGACCGCGGCTACCTGGAGGCCAAGCGCGCCTTCGCCGCCGGCGAGCTCGGCTGGCTGCACGCGGTCCGCGCCGTGACCTGCGACGTCACCCCGCCGCCGGTGTCGTTCCTCGCCACCTCCGGGGGGCTGTTCCGCGACTGCAGCGTCCACGACTTCGACGTCATCCGCTGGATCACCGGCCGCGAGGTCGTCGAGGTCTACGCGCGCGGCTCCAACAACGGCGACCCCGCCATCGGCGAGGTCGGCGACGTCGACTCCGCCCTGGCCGTGTGCACCCTCGACGACGGCACCCTCGCCGTCGTCACCGCCTCCCGCTACAACGGCGCCGGCCACGACGTCCGCCTGGAGCTGCAGGGGTCGCGGGGGTCGATCGAGGTCGGCCTCGACGACCGCACCGCGCTGCGCTCGGCCGAACCGGGCGTCACCTTCCCCGGCGGCACCCCGCACACCACCTTCGCCGAGCGGTTCGCCGACGCCTACCGCGCCGAGATCGCCGCCTTCGCCGACCTCGTTCGCGGCGTCGAGGGCGAGCTGTGCCGCCCCGAGGACGCCGTCGCCGCGTCCCGGGTCGCCGACGCCGCCCAGGAGTCGCTGCTGCGCGGGGTGCCCGTGCGGGTCGGCTGA
- a CDS encoding class E sortase translates to MIRRAVSVLGELLLTAGVLTLLFVVWQLYWTDLTSGRVQAATVSALQQQWATGPAPAGPAPGATGAQPAADPPVDPVAVPATGEAFAILRVPRFGDDYAVPVVEGTGADELEDGIGHYPRSVMPGQVGNFAIAGHRVTYGKPFNLIAELRDGDAVVVATPTQWLTYRVRSHEVVSPKQVSVIAPVPDDPTATPTRAWLTMTACHPMHSARQRYVVHAELESVQDRSDGEPSSLAPVEG, encoded by the coding sequence GTGATCCGCAGGGCGGTGTCGGTGCTGGGGGAGCTGCTGCTGACCGCCGGGGTGCTCACGCTGCTGTTCGTGGTGTGGCAGCTGTACTGGACGGACCTGACGTCGGGCCGGGTGCAGGCCGCGACCGTCAGCGCGCTGCAGCAGCAGTGGGCCACGGGGCCCGCCCCGGCGGGCCCGGCGCCCGGGGCCACGGGCGCGCAGCCCGCGGCGGACCCGCCCGTGGACCCGGTCGCGGTGCCCGCCACGGGGGAGGCGTTCGCGATCCTGCGCGTCCCGCGGTTCGGCGACGACTACGCCGTGCCGGTCGTGGAGGGCACGGGCGCCGACGAGCTCGAGGACGGCATCGGCCACTACCCGCGGTCGGTGATGCCCGGGCAGGTCGGCAACTTCGCGATCGCCGGGCACCGCGTCACCTACGGCAAGCCGTTCAACCTCATCGCCGAGCTGCGCGACGGCGACGCCGTCGTCGTGGCGACGCCGACGCAGTGGCTGACGTACCGGGTGCGCTCGCACGAGGTCGTCAGCCCCAAGCAGGTCTCGGTCATCGCCCCCGTGCCCGACGACCCGACGGCGACGCCGACGCGGGCGTGGCTGACGATGACGGCCTGCCACCCGATGCACTCGGCGCGGCAGCGGTACGTGGTGCACGCCGAGCTGGAGTCGGTGCAGGACCGGTCGGACGGCGAGCCGTCGTCCCTGGCGCCCGTGGAGGGGTGA
- a CDS encoding monovalent cation/H+ antiporter complex subunit F, whose amino-acid sequence MNPVVVALCVGMLSVAALCALIRVAKGPTMLDRVVALDVVVATVVIGLCVEAAANRHATTLPVIVVLALVGFVGSVSVARYAAKESDEERGKR is encoded by the coding sequence GTGAACCCGGTCGTCGTCGCCCTGTGCGTGGGGATGCTGTCCGTCGCGGCGCTGTGCGCGCTGATCCGCGTGGCGAAGGGCCCGACGATGCTGGACCGGGTCGTCGCCCTGGACGTCGTCGTCGCGACCGTCGTCATCGGGTTGTGCGTGGAGGCCGCGGCCAACCGGCACGCGACGACGCTGCCCGTGATCGTCGTCCTGGCGCTCGTGGGGTTCGTGGGGTCGGTCAGCGTCGCGCGGTACGCGGCGAAGGAGTCGGACGAGGAGAGGGGCAAGCGGTGA
- a CDS encoding substrate-binding domain-containing protein → MTRPTIRSVAARAGVSKSLVSLVLQGSPKVSPERRAAVLAAVDELGYRPDPTARSLAQGRTRAIGLVLDDLRNPWFVDVLEGLRPVLRAAGLRPVLAESRSEPEAPRTFADLRVDGVVVIGTLPDLSVVAEVAGTVPTVLAGTRLDPADPLDVDVVAGDDEAGTRLAVEHVLGLGHRRVAHVGGEGPVGRLRREAFERAVADGGGRALVEVGTMTEDAGHRAGLALLRAAEPPTAVVAANDAVAVGVLAAAADLGVRVPARLSVVGYDDTSTAALRAVSLTSVDNAAHEVGRLAAERLLARLADPGAPTGLRLVAPRLVVRATTAPG, encoded by the coding sequence GTGACCCGCCCGACCATCCGCAGCGTCGCCGCCCGCGCCGGGGTGTCCAAGTCGCTGGTCTCCCTCGTCCTGCAGGGCTCCCCGAAGGTGTCCCCCGAGCGCCGCGCCGCCGTCCTGGCCGCCGTCGACGAGCTCGGCTACCGCCCCGACCCCACGGCCCGCAGCCTGGCCCAGGGCCGCACCCGCGCCATCGGCCTCGTCCTGGACGACCTGCGCAACCCCTGGTTCGTCGACGTCCTCGAAGGGCTGCGCCCGGTCCTGCGGGCCGCGGGGCTGCGCCCGGTGCTGGCCGAGTCCCGCAGCGAGCCCGAGGCCCCCCGCACCTTCGCGGACCTGCGCGTCGACGGGGTCGTCGTCATCGGCACCCTGCCCGACCTGTCCGTGGTCGCCGAGGTCGCCGGCACCGTCCCGACCGTCCTGGCCGGCACCCGCCTCGACCCCGCCGACCCCCTCGACGTCGACGTGGTCGCCGGCGACGACGAGGCCGGGACCCGGCTCGCCGTCGAGCACGTCCTGGGCCTGGGGCACCGGCGCGTCGCGCACGTCGGCGGCGAGGGCCCCGTGGGCCGGCTGCGGCGGGAGGCCTTCGAGCGGGCCGTGGCCGACGGCGGGGGCCGGGCCCTCGTCGAGGTCGGGACCATGACCGAGGACGCCGGCCACCGCGCCGGCCTGGCCCTGCTGCGCGCGGCCGAGCCGCCGACCGCGGTGGTCGCCGCCAACGACGCCGTGGCCGTCGGGGTCCTGGCCGCCGCCGCCGACCTCGGCGTGCGGGTCCCCGCGCGGCTGTCCGTCGTCGGCTACGACGACACCTCCACCGCGGCGCTGCGGGCCGTCTCCCTCACCAGCGTCGACAACGCCGCGCACGAGGTCGGGCGGCTGGCCGCCGAGCGCCTGCTGGCCCGCCTGGCCGACCCCGGCGCCCCCACCGGCCTGCGCCTGGTCGCGCCGCGGCTCGTCGTGCGGGCCACCACGGCCCCAGGATGA
- a CDS encoding cell division protein CrgA encodes MPRRKKSDETSDATSTGGATRAAGKRGDADLDRAVKRKNQLTPRWWIYLMVTFMVVGLAWIVVFYLSSSLLPVPGWDNWNLVAGFGLVLVGFAMTTRWR; translated from the coding sequence GTGCCCCGCCGCAAGAAGTCCGACGAGACGAGCGACGCCACCTCCACGGGCGGAGCGACGAGGGCGGCCGGCAAGCGCGGCGACGCCGACCTCGACCGCGCGGTGAAGCGGAAGAACCAGCTGACGCCGCGCTGGTGGATCTACCTGATGGTCACCTTCATGGTGGTCGGGCTGGCGTGGATCGTCGTCTTCTACCTGTCCAGCTCCCTGCTGCCGGTGCCCGGCTGGGACAACTGGAACCTGGTCGCCGGTTTCGGGCTGGTGCTGGTGGGGTTCGCGATGACGACGCGGTGGCGCTGA